The proteins below are encoded in one region of Pseudomonas sp. SCB32:
- a CDS encoding DUF3299 domain-containing protein, which produces MRRTLLACSLMLLTSLASAADLPETDWLSLMPPSDRKALEDMPEITHNGPEANGTFTNKGGLKQADKKLPPVMYSTKTVAALNGKALRLGGYPVPLENDAKGRVTEFFLVPYPGACIHVPPPPPNQIVLVRYPKGIKIADIYSPIWVTGTLKIEKVSNEMADAAYAIDDAKVRPVEESDL; this is translated from the coding sequence ATGCGCCGTACATTGCTTGCCTGCAGCCTGATGCTGCTGACTTCCCTGGCATCCGCCGCCGACCTTCCCGAAACCGACTGGCTGTCCCTGATGCCGCCGAGCGACCGCAAGGCGCTGGAAGACATGCCGGAAATCACCCACAACGGCCCCGAGGCCAACGGCACCTTTACCAACAAGGGCGGCCTGAAGCAGGCCGACAAGAAGCTGCCGCCGGTGATGTACTCGACCAAGACGGTCGCCGCGCTCAATGGCAAGGCATTGCGCCTGGGCGGCTACCCGGTGCCGCTGGAAAACGACGCCAAGGGCCGCGTCACCGAGTTCTTCCTGGTGCCCTATCCGGGGGCCTGCATCCACGTGCCGCCACCGCCGCCGAACCAGATCGTCCTGGTGCGCTACCCCAAGGGCATCAAGATCGCCGATATCTACAGCCCGATCTGGGTTACCGGCACTCTGAAGATCGAGAAGGTCAGCAATGAAATGGCCGACGCGGCCTATGCCATCGACGACGCCAAAGTGCGGCCGGTGGAGGAGAGCGATCTGTAA
- a CDS encoding GlsB/YeaQ/YmgE family stress response membrane protein — translation MGFIGTIVIGLIVGLVARFIKPGDDSMGWIMTILIGIGGSLLATYGGQVLGIYAAGQAAGFIGAVIGAIVLLVIYGLIKKN, via the coding sequence ATGGGCTTCATCGGAACCATCGTCATCGGCCTGATCGTCGGACTCGTCGCACGCTTCATCAAGCCGGGCGACGACAGCATGGGCTGGATCATGACCATCCTGATCGGCATCGGCGGCTCGCTGTTGGCCACCTATGGCGGTCAGGTACTGGGCATCTACGCCGCGGGGCAGGCCGCGGGTTTCATCGGCGCAGTGATCGGCGCCATCGTCCTGCTGGTCATTTACGGTCTGATCAAGAAGAATTGA
- a CDS encoding 5-(carboxyamino)imidazole ribonucleotide synthase: protein MKIGVIGGGQLGRMLSLAGTPLGMNFAFLDPAPDACAQALGEHIRADYSDQEHLRQLADEVDLVTFEFESVPAETVAFLSQFVPVYPNAQSLRIARDRWFEKSMFKDLGIPTPAFADVQSQADLEAAVASIGLPAVMKTRTLGYDGKGQKVLRKPEDVIGAFAELGSVPCILEGFVPFTGEVSLVAVRARDGETRFYPLVHNTHENGILRLSVASTDHPLQALAEDYVGRVLDKLEYVGVMAFEFFEVDGGLKANEIAPRVHNSGHWTIEGAQCSQFENHVRAIAGLPLGSTAKVGESAMLNFIGEVPPVSDVLNIADCHLHHYGKAFKAGRKVGHATLRSADLPTLQARIAEVEALIAKA from the coding sequence ATGAAAATCGGTGTCATCGGTGGCGGTCAGCTCGGCCGCATGTTGTCCCTGGCGGGTACTCCGCTGGGCATGAACTTCGCCTTCCTCGATCCGGCGCCGGACGCCTGCGCGCAAGCGCTGGGCGAACATATCCGCGCCGATTACAGCGACCAGGAACACCTGCGTCAGCTGGCCGATGAAGTCGACCTGGTGACCTTCGAGTTCGAGAGCGTGCCGGCCGAGACCGTGGCCTTCCTCTCGCAGTTCGTGCCGGTCTACCCGAATGCCCAGTCGCTGCGCATCGCCCGCGACCGCTGGTTCGAGAAGTCCATGTTCAAGGACCTGGGCATCCCGACCCCGGCCTTCGCCGACGTGCAGTCCCAGGCCGACCTCGAGGCCGCGGTGGCCAGCATCGGCCTGCCGGCCGTGATGAAGACCCGCACCCTGGGCTACGACGGCAAGGGCCAGAAGGTCCTGCGCAAGCCCGAGGACGTGATCGGCGCCTTCGCCGAACTCGGCAGCGTGCCCTGCATCCTCGAAGGTTTCGTGCCTTTCACCGGCGAAGTCTCGCTGGTGGCGGTGCGTGCCCGCGACGGTGAAACCCGCTTCTACCCGCTGGTGCACAACACCCACGAGAACGGCATCCTGCGCCTCTCCGTGGCCAGCACGGACCATCCGCTGCAGGCGCTGGCCGAAGACTACGTCGGTCGCGTGCTGGACAAGCTGGAATACGTTGGCGTGATGGCGTTCGAGTTCTTCGAAGTCGACGGTGGCCTGAAGGCCAACGAGATCGCTCCGCGCGTGCACAACTCCGGTCACTGGACCATCGAGGGCGCGCAGTGCAGCCAGTTCGAGAACCACGTACGGGCCATCGCCGGTCTGCCGCTGGGCTCGACCGCGAAAGTGGGCGAGAGCGCCATGCTCAATTTCATCGGCGAGGTGCCGCCAGTGTCTGACGTGCTGAACATCGCCGACTGCCACCTGCACCACTACGGCAAGGCCTTCAAGGCCGGGCGCAAGGTTGGCCACGCCACCCTGCGCAGTGCCGATCTGCCGACCCTGCAGGCGCGCATCGCCGAGGTCGAGGCACTGATCGCCAAGGCCTGA
- the purE gene encoding 5-(carboxyamino)imidazole ribonucleotide mutase: MSALVGVIMGSKSDWSTLSHTADMLDKLGIPYEVKVVSAHRTPDLLFQYAEEADGRGIEVIIAGAGGAAHLPGMCAAKTHLPVLGVPVQSSMLSGVDSLLSIVQMPAGVPVATLAIGKAGATNAALLAASILGGKYPKYHEALKEFRAIQTETVLDNPDPRDA; this comes from the coding sequence ATGAGCGCACTGGTTGGCGTGATCATGGGTTCCAAATCCGACTGGAGCACCCTGAGCCACACCGCGGACATGCTGGACAAGCTCGGCATTCCGTACGAAGTGAAGGTGGTTTCCGCCCACCGCACCCCGGACCTGCTGTTCCAGTACGCCGAAGAGGCCGACGGCCGCGGCATCGAAGTGATCATCGCCGGTGCCGGCGGTGCCGCCCACCTGCCGGGCATGTGCGCCGCCAAGACCCACCTGCCGGTGCTCGGTGTGCCGGTGCAGTCCTCCATGCTCTCGGGCGTCGATTCGCTGCTGTCCATCGTGCAGATGCCCGCTGGCGTCCCGGTCGCCACCCTGGCCATCGGCAAGGCCGGCGCCACCAACGCAGCATTGCTGGCCGCCAGCATCCTGGGCGGTAAGTACCCGAAGTATCACGAAGCGCTGAAAGAGTTCCGTGCCATCCAGACCGAAACGGTCCTGGACAACCCGGACCCGCGCGACGCGTGA
- the adhP gene encoding alcohol dehydrogenase AdhP, with product MTLPTTMKAAVVHAFGEPLRIEEVKVPLPGPGQILVKIEASGVCHTDLHAAEGDWPVKPSLPFIPGHEGVGFVAAVGPGVTRVKEGDRVGVPWLYTACGCCEHCLTGWETLCEHQQNTGYSVNGGYAEYVLADPNFVGILPKNVGFTEIAPILCAGVTVYKGLKETQARPGQWVAISGIGGLGHVAVQYAKAMGLHVVAVDVDDAKLELARSLGAKLTINAKKEDPVHVVQRDIGGAHGVLVTAVSNSAFGQGIGMARRGGTVSLVGLPPGDFPTPIFDVVLKGLHITGSIVGTRADLQEALDFAGEGLVKATVSAGKLDDINAILDRMRAGQIEGRIVVEM from the coding sequence ATGACCCTGCCCACGACCATGAAAGCCGCCGTCGTCCACGCCTTTGGCGAGCCACTGCGGATCGAGGAAGTCAAAGTCCCGCTGCCCGGCCCCGGGCAGATCCTGGTGAAGATCGAGGCCTCCGGCGTCTGCCACACCGACCTGCACGCCGCCGAAGGCGACTGGCCGGTGAAGCCGAGCCTGCCTTTCATTCCCGGCCATGAAGGCGTCGGTTTCGTCGCAGCGGTCGGCCCCGGCGTCACCCGCGTCAAGGAAGGCGACCGCGTAGGCGTGCCCTGGCTGTATACCGCCTGCGGCTGCTGCGAACACTGCCTGACCGGCTGGGAAACCCTCTGCGAGCACCAGCAGAACACCGGCTACTCGGTGAACGGCGGCTACGCCGAATATGTGCTGGCAGACCCGAACTTTGTCGGCATCCTGCCGAAAAATGTCGGCTTCACCGAGATCGCACCGATCCTCTGCGCGGGCGTCACCGTCTACAAGGGCCTGAAGGAAACCCAGGCGCGCCCCGGCCAATGGGTGGCAATTTCCGGAATCGGCGGGCTCGGCCACGTGGCCGTGCAATACGCCAAGGCCATGGGTCTGCACGTGGTGGCGGTCGATGTGGACGACGCCAAGCTGGAACTGGCCAGGAGCCTCGGCGCCAAGCTGACCATCAACGCGAAGAAGGAAGATCCGGTACACGTGGTGCAGCGCGATATCGGCGGCGCCCACGGCGTGCTGGTGACGGCCGTCTCCAACAGCGCCTTCGGCCAGGGCATCGGCATGGCCCGCCGGGGCGGCACCGTCTCGCTGGTCGGCCTGCCGCCGGGCGACTTCCCCACGCCGATCTTCGACGTGGTGCTCAAGGGCCTCCACATCACCGGCTCCATCGTCGGCACCCGTGCAGACCTGCAGGAAGCCCTGGACTTCGCAGGTGAAGGCTTGGTGAAGGCCACCGTCAGCGCCGGCAAGCTGGATGACATCAATGCCATCCTCGACCGGATGCGCGCCGGGCAGATCGAAGGACGGATCGTCGTCGAGATGTAA
- a CDS encoding LysR substrate-binding domain-containing protein — translation MNLETKWLEDFSTLATTRSFSQAAEKRFVTQPAFSRRIRSLEDALGLTLVNRQRTPIELTEAGQLFLVTARAVVEQLGQVVRHLHHLEGGQGEVLQFAAAHSLALGFFPAWISRLRSEGLNIASRLVATNVGEAVHLLREGGCDLMLAFYDPDAALQMDPEVFPSLHMGRTEMLPVCAVNSAGVPLYDLDSGQSVPLLAYSAGAFLGRGVNLLLRQRNLRYTTVYETAMADSLKSMALQGIGVAWVPRLSMEAELARGELAVCGGPHWIVPQEIRLYRCALVRKAQIRLLWRKLEGGMGTDENL, via the coding sequence GTGAACCTCGAAACCAAATGGCTGGAAGACTTCAGCACCCTGGCCACCACCCGCAGCTTTTCCCAGGCCGCCGAGAAGCGCTTCGTCACCCAGCCGGCCTTCAGCCGGCGCATCCGCAGCCTGGAGGATGCCCTGGGCCTGACGCTGGTGAACCGCCAGCGCACGCCCATCGAGCTGACCGAGGCCGGCCAGCTGTTCCTGGTCACCGCGCGCGCCGTGGTCGAGCAGCTCGGCCAGGTGGTGCGCCACCTGCACCACCTGGAAGGCGGGCAGGGCGAAGTGCTGCAGTTCGCCGCCGCCCACTCCCTGGCGCTGGGCTTCTTCCCGGCGTGGATCTCGCGCTTGCGCTCCGAGGGCCTGAACATCGCCAGCCGCCTGGTGGCGACCAACGTTGGCGAGGCGGTGCACCTGCTGCGTGAAGGCGGCTGCGACCTGATGCTGGCGTTCTATGACCCGGATGCCGCGTTGCAGATGGATCCCGAGGTTTTCCCTTCGCTGCACATGGGGCGCACCGAGATGCTCCCGGTCTGCGCGGTGAACTCCGCCGGCGTGCCGCTGTACGACCTGGACAGCGGCCAGAGCGTGCCATTGCTGGCCTATAGCGCCGGCGCATTCCTCGGTCGCGGGGTCAACCTGCTGCTGCGCCAGCGCAACCTGCGCTACACCACTGTTTATGAAACGGCGATGGCCGACAGCCTCAAGAGCATGGCCCTGCAGGGCATCGGCGTGGCCTGGGTGCCGCGCCTGAGCATGGAGGCGGAGCTGGCACGCGGCGAGCTGGCGGTGTGCGGCGGCCCGCACTGGATCGTGCCGCAGGAAATCCGCCTGTACCGTTGCGCCCTGGTGCGCAAGGCGCAGATCCGCCTGCTGTGGCGCAAGCTGGAAGGCGGCATGGGGACCGACGAGAACCTCTGA
- the aspA gene encoding aspartate ammonia-lyase: protein MSPVASFRIEKDLLGTLEVPSDAYYGIQTLRAVNNFRLSGVPLSHYPKLVVGLAMVKQAAADANHQLGHLSTEKHAAISEACARLIRGDFHDQFVVDMIQGGAGTSTNMNANEVIANIALEAMGHAKGEYKYLHPNNDVNMAQSTNDAYPTAIRLGLLLGHDTLLASLDSLIQAFAAKGVEFASVLKMGRTQLQDAVPMTLGQEFKAFATTLGEDLDRLRRLAPELLTEVNLGGTAIGTGINADPGYQKLAVERLAAISGQPVVPAADLIEATSDMGAFVLFSGMLKRTAVKLSKICNDLRLLSSGPRTGINEINLPARQPGSSIMPGKVNPVIPEAVNMCAFEIMGNDLALTIAAEGGQLQLNVMEPLIAYKVLDSIRLLQRAMDMLREHCITGITANVERCHQLVEHSIGLVTALNPYIGYENATRIAKIALETGRGVLELVREEKLLDEDTLADILKPENMIAPRLIPLRA, encoded by the coding sequence ATGTCCCCTGTTGCATCGTTCCGCATCGAGAAAGACCTCCTCGGCACCCTCGAAGTACCTTCTGACGCCTACTACGGCATTCAGACCCTGCGCGCTGTGAACAACTTCCGCCTCTCGGGCGTGCCGCTGTCGCACTACCCGAAGCTGGTAGTCGGCCTGGCGATGGTCAAGCAGGCGGCAGCCGATGCCAACCACCAGCTCGGCCACCTGTCGACCGAGAAACACGCCGCCATCAGCGAGGCCTGTGCCCGCCTGATCCGTGGCGATTTCCACGACCAGTTCGTGGTGGACATGATCCAGGGTGGCGCCGGCACCTCGACCAACATGAACGCGAACGAAGTCATCGCGAACATCGCGCTCGAAGCCATGGGCCACGCCAAGGGTGAGTACAAGTACCTGCATCCGAACAACGATGTGAACATGGCGCAGTCGACCAACGACGCCTACCCGACCGCCATCCGCCTGGGCCTGCTGCTCGGCCACGACACCCTGCTGGCCAGCCTCGACAGCCTGATCCAGGCCTTCGCCGCCAAGGGCGTCGAGTTCGCCAGCGTACTGAAGATGGGCCGTACCCAGCTGCAGGACGCTGTGCCGATGACCCTCGGCCAGGAATTCAAAGCCTTCGCCACCACCCTGGGCGAAGACCTCGACCGCCTGCGTCGCCTGGCGCCGGAACTGCTGACCGAAGTAAACCTCGGCGGCACCGCCATCGGCACCGGCATCAACGCTGACCCCGGCTACCAGAAGCTGGCCGTCGAGCGCCTGGCAGCCATCAGTGGCCAGCCGGTCGTCCCGGCCGCCGACCTGATCGAAGCCACCTCCGACATGGGCGCCTTCGTGCTGTTCTCCGGCATGCTCAAGCGTACCGCGGTCAAGCTGTCGAAGATCTGCAACGACCTGCGCCTGCTGTCCAGCGGCCCGCGCACCGGCATCAACGAGATCAACCTGCCGGCTCGCCAGCCGGGCAGCTCGATCATGCCGGGCAAGGTCAACCCGGTGATCCCGGAGGCCGTGAACATGTGCGCCTTCGAAATCATGGGCAACGACCTGGCGCTGACCATCGCTGCCGAAGGCGGCCAGCTGCAGCTGAACGTGATGGAACCGCTGATCGCCTACAAGGTTCTCGACTCGATCCGCCTGCTCCAGCGCGCCATGGACATGCTGCGCGAGCATTGCATCACCGGCATCACCGCCAACGTCGAGCGCTGCCACCAGTTGGTGGAGCACAGCATCGGCCTGGTGACCGCGCTGAACCCCTACATCGGCTACGAGAACGCCACCCGCATCGCCAAGATCGCGCTGGAAACCGGCCGTGGCGTCCTGGAACTGGTACGCGAGGAGAAGCTGCTGGACGAGGACACCCTGGCCGACATCCTGAAGCCGGAAAACATGATCGCCCCGCGCCTGATTCCGCTGCGCGCCTGA
- a CDS encoding cell division protein ZapA, with amino-acid sequence MSGDGVRVLRILGREYSVRAPAGEERRLQDAAALLQAEIAASKKKFPYVTSNELMVLSALNLCARQLGAQQDEECDEADAETRIAALNRRILDHLQRQD; translated from the coding sequence ATGAGTGGCGACGGCGTCCGCGTCCTGCGCATTCTGGGACGCGAATACAGCGTCCGAGCGCCGGCCGGTGAAGAGCGCCGGCTGCAGGACGCGGCCGCGCTTTTGCAGGCGGAAATCGCCGCCAGCAAGAAGAAATTCCCCTACGTCACCAGCAATGAATTGATGGTGCTCTCCGCACTCAACCTCTGCGCCCGCCAGCTCGGCGCGCAGCAGGACGAGGAGTGCGACGAGGCGGACGCCGAAACGCGTATCGCCGCCCTCAACCGCCGGATTCTCGATCACCTGCAGCGGCAGGATTGA
- a CDS encoding electron transfer flavoprotein subunit beta, with the protein MNDLNIVTLVSIGAHPASGRARRAEQDARAVELGLRLAGKRLRVVHAGNAEEEALRGYLGMGLDELAVLEQPDGADALPPLAAYLADSDAQLVLTGTQAETGEGSGMLPFLLAERLGWPLVVGLAEVEKVENGSAQVLQALPRGQRRRLKVRLPFVASVDNAAPVARQSAFGPARRGYLEASEVEVVDDPLLAEGNLQPARPRPKRLKVIKAKTGAERMKAATAKASGGTGQVLKDLSPEAGAEAIFKLLREEGVIRV; encoded by the coding sequence ATGAACGACCTGAACATCGTCACCCTGGTCTCCATCGGCGCCCACCCGGCCTCCGGCCGTGCGCGCCGTGCCGAGCAGGATGCCCGCGCGGTGGAGCTCGGCCTGCGCCTGGCGGGCAAGCGCCTGCGCGTGGTGCACGCCGGCAATGCCGAGGAAGAGGCACTGCGCGGCTACCTTGGCATGGGCCTGGACGAGCTGGCGGTGCTGGAACAACCCGATGGGGCTGACGCCCTGCCGCCCTTGGCCGCCTACCTGGCCGACAGCGACGCCCAGCTGGTGCTGACCGGCACCCAGGCGGAAACCGGCGAAGGCTCCGGCATGCTGCCCTTCCTGCTCGCCGAACGCCTCGGCTGGCCGCTGGTGGTGGGGCTCGCGGAAGTGGAAAAAGTGGAGAACGGCAGCGCCCAGGTATTGCAGGCATTGCCCCGTGGCCAACGGCGCCGGCTGAAGGTGCGCCTGCCCTTCGTCGCCAGCGTCGACAACGCTGCGCCGGTTGCCCGGCAAAGCGCCTTCGGTCCGGCTCGTCGTGGCTACCTGGAAGCCTCCGAGGTGGAGGTGGTGGACGACCCGCTGCTCGCCGAGGGCAACCTGCAACCGGCACGCCCGCGTCCCAAGCGCCTGAAAGTGATCAAGGCCAAGACCGGCGCCGAGCGGATGAAGGCCGCCACCGCCAAGGCTTCCGGCGGCACCGGCCAGGTGCTCAAGGACCTGTCGCCCGAGGCGGGGGCCGAGGCGATCTTCAAGCTGTTGCGCGAGGAAGGCGTCATTCGCGTCTGA
- a CDS encoding electron transfer flavoprotein subunit alpha/FixB family protein — MSDIIRRDPRVEWIARNRLHPLHAAMQSAQGGESRWMGPNGVIRKNPHAVGFIGPNGVKRIDRSGGQQGTGGKRSSTPEVVQLPLVMIEQPAFLIAVVPDMVGGRLSSHDRDLLGLARKLAGSDGAVLAVVFGEHKETAFETAGVDRLLQIEGNEYDGYAPEQRVLALRSANSQFAPRHWLLPDSRTGGGELGRRLAASLGERPATRVWQAEGERCVGRAGAGQQDLHRDLPRLILAAAECAEPISETRHEARAVELDSNVARNLPRIEDLGPVAVDPAQIPMAEAEFILSGGNGVKDWDLFHAAAVALGATEGASRVAVDDGHMPRARQVGATGTWVTARVYLAVGISGAIQHLQGIGSCDKVVAINMDPGCDMIKRADLSVIGDSTAILKALIELAEAHRNGAARDAA, encoded by the coding sequence ATGAGCGACATCATCCGCCGCGATCCCCGCGTCGAGTGGATCGCCCGCAACCGCCTGCATCCGCTGCACGCGGCCATGCAGTCCGCCCAGGGCGGCGAGAGCCGCTGGATGGGCCCCAACGGAGTAATCCGCAAGAATCCCCATGCGGTCGGATTCATCGGGCCCAATGGCGTCAAGCGCATCGATCGTTCCGGTGGCCAGCAAGGCACCGGCGGCAAGCGCAGCAGCACGCCGGAAGTGGTCCAGCTGCCGCTGGTGATGATCGAGCAACCGGCCTTCCTCATCGCCGTGGTGCCGGACATGGTCGGCGGCCGTCTCTCCAGCCACGACCGCGACCTGCTGGGCCTGGCCCGCAAGCTCGCCGGCAGCGACGGCGCAGTGCTGGCCGTGGTGTTCGGCGAGCACAAGGAAACCGCCTTCGAGACCGCCGGCGTCGACCGCCTGCTGCAAATCGAAGGCAACGAATACGACGGCTACGCCCCGGAACAACGGGTGCTGGCGCTGCGTTCGGCGAACAGCCAGTTTGCTCCGCGTCACTGGCTGCTGCCCGACAGTCGCACCGGTGGCGGCGAGCTTGGCCGTCGCCTGGCGGCAAGCCTGGGGGAGCGCCCGGCGACCCGCGTCTGGCAGGCCGAGGGCGAGCGTTGCGTCGGTCGCGCCGGTGCCGGCCAGCAGGACCTGCACCGCGACCTGCCGCGCCTGATCCTGGCCGCAGCCGAATGCGCCGAGCCGATCAGCGAGACCCGTCACGAAGCGCGGGCCGTCGAACTGGACAGCAACGTCGCCCGCAACCTGCCGCGCATCGAGGACCTGGGCCCGGTGGCCGTGGACCCGGCGCAGATTCCCATGGCCGAGGCGGAGTTCATCCTCTCCGGCGGCAACGGCGTCAAGGACTGGGACCTGTTCCACGCCGCCGCCGTTGCCCTGGGCGCCACCGAAGGCGCCTCCCGCGTGGCGGTGGACGACGGCCACATGCCGCGTGCCCGTCAGGTCGGCGCCACCGGCACCTGGGTCACCGCGCGGGTCTACCTCGCGGTGGGCATCTCCGGGGCGATCCAGCACCTGCAGGGCATCGGTTCCTGCGACAAGGTGGTGGCGATCAACATGGACCCGGGCTGCGACATGATCAAACGCGCTGACCTTTCGGTGATCGGCGACTCCACCGCGATCCTCAAGGCGCTGATCGAACTGGCCGAGGCCCATCGCAACGGAGCGGCGCGTGATGCGGCCTGA
- the dgcB gene encoding dimethylglycine demethylation protein DgcB, which produces MLNIILPILLFSALGLAVLGAVKRFSMWRRGRPAQVDWIGGLLKMPRRYLVDLHHVVERDKYMSKTHVATAGGFVAAALLAILVHGFGLHSRILGFALLAATALMFCGALFVAKRRLDPPARLSKGPWMRLPKSLLMFSASFFIATLPVAGILPEGFGGWFLAAILAIGVAWGVSELFFGMTWGGPMKHAFAGALHLAWHRRAERFGGGRSTGLKPLDLADPMAPLGVEKPTDFTWNQLLGFDACVQCGKCEAMCPAFAAGQPLNPKKLIQDMVIGLAGGSDANFAGSPYPGKPLGEHSGGPHQPIVALDGKALVDAETLWSCTTCRACVEECPMMIEHVDAIVDMRRHLTLEKGATPNKGAEVLENLIATDNPGGFAPGGRLNWAADLNLPLLADKQQADVLFWVGDGAFDMRNQRTLRAFVKILKAANVDFAVLGLEERDSGDVARRLGDEATFQTLAKRNIATLSKYRFKRIVSCDPHSFHVLKNEYGALGGNYQVLHHTTFIDELVQKGSLNLGQSKADSVTYHDPCYLGRYNGEYEAPRNVLKAIGIQVKEMERSGFRSRCCGGGGGAPITDIPGKQRIPDMRMVDIKETGAELVAVGCPQCTAMLEGVVAPRPEIKDIAELVAEVLIEATEVAAKKPSLAKRDEMAEVH; this is translated from the coding sequence ATGCTCAACATCATCCTCCCCATCCTGCTCTTCAGCGCCCTCGGCCTTGCCGTGCTGGGCGCCGTGAAGCGCTTCTCGATGTGGCGCCGTGGCCGGCCCGCCCAGGTCGACTGGATCGGTGGCCTGCTGAAGATGCCGCGCCGCTACCTGGTGGACCTGCACCACGTGGTCGAGCGCGACAAGTACATGTCCAAGACCCACGTGGCCACCGCCGGCGGCTTCGTCGCCGCCGCGCTGCTGGCCATCCTGGTGCACGGTTTCGGCCTGCACAGCCGTATCCTCGGCTTCGCCCTGCTGGCCGCCACCGCGCTGATGTTCTGTGGCGCGCTGTTCGTCGCCAAGCGTCGTCTCGACCCGCCGGCGCGGCTGTCGAAAGGCCCGTGGATGCGTCTGCCGAAAAGCCTGCTGATGTTCTCGGCGAGCTTCTTCATCGCCACCCTGCCGGTGGCCGGCATCCTGCCGGAAGGCTTCGGCGGCTGGTTCCTCGCGGCGATCCTCGCCATTGGCGTGGCCTGGGGCGTGTCCGAGCTGTTCTTCGGCATGACCTGGGGCGGCCCGATGAAGCACGCCTTCGCCGGTGCCCTGCACCTGGCCTGGCACCGCCGCGCCGAGCGCTTCGGTGGCGGCCGTTCCACCGGCCTGAAGCCGCTGGACCTGGCCGACCCCATGGCGCCGCTGGGCGTCGAGAAGCCCACTGATTTCACCTGGAACCAGCTGCTCGGCTTCGACGCCTGTGTGCAGTGCGGCAAGTGCGAGGCCATGTGCCCGGCCTTCGCCGCCGGCCAGCCGCTGAACCCGAAGAAGCTGATCCAGGACATGGTCATCGGCCTGGCCGGTGGCAGCGACGCCAACTTCGCCGGCAGCCCGTACCCTGGCAAACCGCTGGGCGAACACAGCGGCGGCCCGCACCAGCCGATCGTCGCGCTGGACGGCAAGGCCCTGGTGGACGCCGAGACCCTCTGGTCCTGCACCACCTGCCGCGCCTGCGTCGAGGAGTGCCCGATGATGATCGAGCACGTCGATGCCATCGTCGACATGCGCCGCCACCTCACCCTGGAGAAGGGCGCGACCCCGAACAAGGGCGCCGAGGTGCTGGAAAACCTCATCGCCACCGACAACCCCGGCGGCTTCGCCCCCGGCGGCCGGCTGAACTGGGCGGCGGACCTGAACCTCCCGCTGCTGGCCGACAAGCAGCAGGCCGACGTGCTGTTCTGGGTGGGCGACGGTGCCTTCGACATGCGCAACCAGCGCACCCTGCGCGCCTTCGTGAAGATCCTCAAGGCCGCCAACGTCGACTTCGCCGTGCTCGGCCTGGAAGAGCGCGACAGCGGCGACGTGGCTCGCCGCCTGGGTGACGAGGCGACCTTCCAGACCCTGGCCAAGCGCAACATCGCCACCCTGTCCAAGTATCGCTTCAAACGCATCGTCAGCTGCGACCCGCACAGCTTCCACGTGCTGAAGAACGAGTACGGCGCGCTGGGCGGCAATTACCAGGTACTGCACCACACCACCTTCATCGACGAGCTGGTGCAGAAGGGTTCGCTGAACCTCGGCCAGAGCAAGGCCGACAGCGTCACCTACCACGACCCGTGCTACCTCGGCCGCTACAACGGCGAGTACGAAGCGCCGCGCAACGTGCTCAAGGCCATCGGCATCCAGGTCAAGGAAATGGAACGCTCCGGCTTCCGCTCGCGCTGCTGCGGCGGTGGCGGCGGCGCGCCGATCACCGACATCCCCGGCAAGCAGCGGATTCCCGACATGCGCATGGTCGACATCAAGGAAACCGGCGCCGAGCTGGTAGCCGTGGGCTGCCCGCAATGCACCGCGATGCTCGAAGGCGTGGTCGCCCCGCGCCCGGAGATCAAGGACATTGCCGAACTGGTCGCCGAGGTCCTCATCGAGGCCACCGAGGTGGCGGCAAAAAAGCCGTCGCTGGCCAAGCGTGACGAAATGGCGGAGGTGCACTGA